One window from the genome of Pungitius pungitius chromosome 14, fPunPun2.1, whole genome shotgun sequence encodes:
- the LOC119227682 gene encoding zinc finger FYVE domain-containing protein 1-like yields MSGHGSSSEKGVNTSLVCQESYACGGSEEAAFECAECKRLQCVRCELELHSQERLRHHARVQIGPGHVPYCDSCKGGNGDGSKRHRSAVRCPNCKVNLCQDCQKRTHSGGNKKKHQLISYPPPPKAAEVNSAQASAAPAAAAPPAAAAPPAAAAPPAAAPPAAQVPDGTKSHSAKLLEKISSFLLVDENEEMQIKEEAAFVKSLGCSPDQLLKVVSIFGNTGEGKSHTLNHAFFMGREVFKTSPAQESCTVGVWAALDPFRKVVVIDTEGLLGNSSKQGQRTRLLLKVLAISDLIIYRTHADRLHDDLFKFLGDASDAYLKHFTKELKATTARCGLDVPLSTLGPAVVIFHETVHTKLLGSEKSSDSVDRLLSERFKKLSRFPEAFSSVQYWGTQTLTPPTDFRGLQNKLEQLLDNNATRSPRTPVVVFKALQALSERFNGEITGELVAHSCFFPDEYFTCSCLCLSCGSGCKNSMNHLEEGVCHEAKRRCRYSLQYDNRIYTCKACYEGGKEVLVVPKTSASSDSPWLGLAKYAWSGYVIECPNCGVIYRSRQYWYGNQDPVDTVVRTEIQHLWPGSQGFLKDNGNAAQRLLDGVNLVAQSVSELGVKPAKAVTSWLTDQIAPAYWKPNSLISVCHKCHTVFQDNDTKHHCRACGEGFCDRCSSRAAPVPERGWGLAPVRVCDGCFEQRASHAEPLEEEPEEEEGGTLARKVGEAVTNTFGVVVTAIDIPLGLVKDAARPAYWVPDQDILSCHNCQREFTAKLSKHHCRACGQGVCDDCSPERRAVPSRGWDHPVRVCTGCNQKPGDL; encoded by the exons ATGAGTGGTCATGGCTCGTCTTCAGAAAAGGGAGTCAATACCAGCCTAGTATGTCAGGAGAGTTATGCCTGCGGGGGCTCTGAGGAGGCTGCGTTTGAGTGTGCCGAATGCAAAAGGTTGCAGTGTGTCCGCTGTGAGCTCGAGCTGCACAGTCAGGAGCGTCTGAGGCACCACGCGCGGGTTCAAATAGGACCCGGACATGTCCCTTACTGTGACAGCTGCAAAGGAGGCAACGGAGACGGCAGCAAACGCCACAGGTCGGCGGTTCGCTGCCCGAACTGCAAGGTCAACCTGTGCCAAGACTGCCAGAAACGCACCCACAGTGGAGGAAACAAGAAGAAACACCAGCTCATATCTTACCCCCCGCCACCCAAAGCGGCCGAGGTCAACTCTGCCCAGGCGTCTGCTGCGCCTGCCGCTGCCGCCCCGCCTGCCGCTGCCGCCCCGCCCGCCGCTGCCGCCCCGCCAGCTGCCGCCCCGCCCGCCGCACAAGTACCCGATGGCACCAAATCTCATAGTGCGAAACTCCTGGAGAAGATTTCCAGTTTCCTCTTGGTCGATGAGAACGAGGAAATGCAG ATAAAAGAGGAAGCCGCGTTTGTAAAGAGCCTCGGCTGTAGCCCCGACCAGCTGCTGAAGGTGGTGTCCATCTTCGGCAACACGGGAGAAGGCAAATCTCACACCCTGAACCACGCCTTCTTCATGGGCCGAGAGGTATTCAAAACGTCCCCCGCTCAGGAGTCCTGCACGGTGGGTGTGTGGGCGGCGCTCGACCCCTTCCGTAAAGTGGTGGTCATCGACACGGAGGGGCTGCTCGGGAACAGCTCCAAACAGGGCCAGAGGACCCGCCTCCTGCTCAAGGTCCTCGCCATCTCCGACCTCATCATCTACCGCACCCACGCCGACCGGCTGCACGACGACCTCTTCAAGTTCCTCGGGGACGCCTCGGACGCCTACCTGAAGCACTTCACCAAGGAGCTGAAAGCCACGACGGCTCGCTGCGGGCTGGACGTCCCTCTGTCCACGCTGGGCCCCGCCGTGGTCATCTTCCACGAAACCGTCCACACTAAGCTGCTCGGTTCAG AAAAGTCCTCCGACTCCGTGGACCGGCTGCTGTCGGAGCGCTTCAAGAAGCTTTCCCGTTTCCCGGAGGCCTTCAGCTCCGTTCAGTACTGGGGCACGCAGACCCTCACCCCCCCGACCGACTTCCGCGGCCTGCAGAATAAGCTGGAGCAGCTCCTGGACAACAACGCCACCCGTTCCCCGCGCACCCCGGTGGTCGTCTTCAAAGCCCTGCAG GCCCTGAGTGAGCGCTTCAATGGAGAAATCACGGGCGAGCTCGTGGCTCACAGCTGCTTCTTTCCCGACGAGTACTTCACCTGCTCCTGTCTCTGCCTCAGCTGTGG ATCTGGCTGCAAGAACAGCATGAACCACTTGGAAGAAGGCGTGTGCCACGAGGCAAAGCGCCGTTGCCGTTATTCTCTCCAGTACGACAATCGCATTTACACCTGTAAA GCCTGCTATGAAGGGGGTAAGGAAGTGCTGGTTGTCCCCAagacctccgcctcctccgaCTCTCCGTGGCTGGGCCTCGCCAAGTACGCCTGGTCCGG GTACGTCATCGAGTGCCCCAACTGCGGGGTGATCTACCGGAGCCGGCAGTACTGGTACGGGAACCAGGACCCCGTGGACACGGTCGTCCGCACTGAGATCCAGCACCTGTGGCCCGGG TCGCAGGGCTTCTTGAAGGACAACGGCAACGCGGCTCAGCGCCTCCTGGACGGAGTCAACCTGGTGGCCCAGTCCGTGTCGGAGCTCGGCGTCAAGCCCGCCAAGGCCGTCACCTCCTGGCTGACGGACCAGATCGCCCCCGCCTACTGGAAACCCAACTCCCTCATCTCG GTGTGCCATAAGTGTCACACAGTCTTCCAGGACAACGACACCAAGCATCACTGCCGCGCCTGCGGCGAGGGCTTCTGCGACCGCTGCTCCTCCAGAGCCGCGCCCGTCCCCGAGCGGGGCTGGGGCCTCGCCCCCGTGCGGGTCTGCGACGGCTGCTTCGAGCAGAGAGCGTCGCACGCcg agccgctggaggaggagccagaggaggaggagggtgggacCCTGGCCAGGAAGGTCGGGGAGGCCGTCACCAACACTTTCGGGGTCGTGGTCACCGCGATTGACATCCCACTTG GCCTAGTGAAAGATGCCGCTCGTCCCGCCTACTGGGTTCCCGACCAGGACATCCTGTCCTGCCACAACTGCCAGCGCGAGTTCACTGCCAAGCTGTCCAAGCACCACTGCCGCGCCTGCGGCCAGGGAGTGTGCGACGACTGCTCCCCGGAGCGCCGCGCGGTCCCGTCTCGGGGCTGGGACCACCCCGTGCGCGTCTGCACCGGCTGCAACCAGAAGCCCGGGGACCTTTAA